A genomic region of Rhodospirillales bacterium contains the following coding sequences:
- a CDS encoding histidine--tRNA ligase, whose product MSEKKQIHKPAPISGFPEWLPETRLVEQQWFDHIRKVFESYGFCNIETPSVEALDVLRAKGEVDKEIYVLERLHKDEGDDSEARLALHFDQTVPLARYVAQHFNDLTFPFKRYQMQRVWRGERPQAGRFREFYQCDIDVINVDGLPLSFDAEMPAVMWEILSSLPGMESENIQMRISNRKILMGYLDGCDLDKDLHPEVLRTVDKLEKIGEDAVKSILIDELSMIEPEALQILAFAKCKLTPQNINSEISQFVVGEEGSLLQEGIDELTYVMNQLSHLPEGAVVADLSIVRGLDYYTGTVYETVFVDDPGYGSICSGGRFDDLASSYINKALPGVGISIGFSRLFARLEAQGKLPTGAKSPAQIMMVLPNEEQRAVAAEAARTLRSRGYNVELYHAPQKLKKQLAYAEKKGIPYVWFPPFEAGADHEVKCMNTHEQTKADPREWTV is encoded by the coding sequence ATGAGCGAGAAAAAACAAATCCACAAACCGGCGCCGATTTCCGGCTTTCCCGAATGGCTTCCCGAAACGCGGCTGGTCGAGCAGCAATGGTTCGATCATATCCGCAAGGTGTTCGAGTCATACGGGTTTTGCAACATCGAAACACCGTCTGTGGAGGCGCTGGATGTGCTGCGCGCCAAGGGCGAGGTTGATAAAGAGATTTACGTGCTGGAGCGCCTGCACAAGGACGAAGGTGATGACAGCGAGGCACGGCTGGCCCTGCACTTTGACCAGACGGTACCGCTAGCGCGTTATGTGGCCCAGCATTTCAACGATCTGACTTTCCCATTCAAGCGTTACCAGATGCAGCGCGTCTGGCGCGGCGAGCGTCCACAGGCCGGACGATTCCGGGAATTCTATCAGTGCGATATCGACGTGATTAACGTTGACGGCCTGCCACTATCGTTCGATGCCGAAATGCCCGCGGTGATGTGGGAAATTCTCTCTTCCCTGCCCGGCATGGAGAGCGAAAACATCCAGATGCGGATCAGTAACCGGAAGATTTTGATGGGATACTTAGATGGCTGCGATCTGGATAAGGACCTTCATCCGGAAGTCCTTCGAACTGTAGATAAACTTGAAAAAATTGGTGAGGACGCCGTTAAATCAATTCTTATTGATGAACTTAGTATGATTGAACCGGAAGCACTTCAAATCCTCGCGTTCGCAAAATGCAAATTAACACCTCAAAACATTAATTCTGAAATTTCTCAGTTTGTCGTTGGCGAAGAAGGCTCTCTTTTACAAGAGGGTATTGATGAGCTTACCTACGTCATGAACCAACTCTCCCACCTGCCTGAAGGGGCTGTCGTCGCGGATTTGTCGATTGTTCGCGGGCTGGATTACTATACCGGGACGGTTTACGAGACGGTGTTTGTCGACGATCCGGGATATGGATCGATTTGTTCCGGCGGGCGGTTTGACGATCTGGCGAGTTCGTACATCAACAAAGCCCTGCCCGGCGTCGGGATTTCGATCGGCTTTTCCCGCCTGTTCGCCCGGCTGGAGGCGCAAGGCAAGTTGCCAACAGGTGCCAAATCCCCGGCACAGATCATGATGGTTTTGCCGAACGAGGAACAGCGCGCGGTCGCCGCCGAAGCAGCCCGGACATTGCGCAGTCGCGGTTACAATGTTGAGCTGTACCACGCGCCGCAAAAGCTGAAAAAGCAGCTCGCGTACGCCGAGAAAAAAGGCATTCCGTATGTCTGGTTTCCGCCGTTTGAAGCGGGCGCAGACCATGAGGTTAAATGCATGAACACGCATGAACAGACCAAAGCCGATCCAAGGGAGTGGACTGTATGA